In one Aquabacterium sp. OR-4 genomic region, the following are encoded:
- the rplL gene encoding 50S ribosomal protein L7/L12 yields MAFDKDAFLAAMDSMTVMELNDLVKAIEEKFGVSAAAMAAPAAGGGGGAAAAVEEKTEFNVVLLEAGAQKVSVIKAVRELTGLGLKEAKDLVDGAPKNVKEAVPKADAEAAVKKLVEAGAKAEVK; encoded by the coding sequence CCGCGATGGACAGCATGACCGTCATGGAACTCAATGACCTGGTGAAGGCCATTGAAGAGAAGTTCGGCGTGTCCGCCGCTGCGATGGCCGCCCCGGCCGCCGGCGGTGGCGGTGGCGCTGCTGCTGCCGTGGAAGAGAAGACCGAATTCAACGTCGTGCTGCTCGAAGCCGGCGCCCAGAAGGTTTCGGTCATCAAGGCCGTGCGCGAACTGACGGGCCTGGGCCTGAAGGAAGCCAAGGACCTGGTGGACGGCGCTCCGAAGAACGTCAAGGAAGCCGTGCCGAAGGCCGACGCCGAAGCCGCTGTGAAGAAGCTGGTGGAAGCCGGCGCCAAGGCCGAAGTGAAGTAA